CGATTATTGTATGCCCCATTCGAGTACGCAGGCTTAATTGCGAATTTTCCGTACCTATGATGCGGGCATAGCCTGTAACGGGTTCTGACGGGTTTACCAGCCAGTAGCTGTCATTGCTGTTAAGCACAAAATCATGCCTGAAGATCGACGGTAATTGCGATATGCCCATAATGCCCGGAACTATGGCATCCGAGGCGGCCTCCGGCATGCACTCTGAGCGGGTTCCGTCAAGAATGGGAAGCCCCAGAAGTCTGAAAGTAAGCTGTCCCAGAGATGATCCGCAAGAGGTTGCCTTCTTGTCAGGGATGTTTGCAACTACGGTAATGTCACCGTAAAAGGCCTCTCCATAAGCATCGGCGGCAATCGTATTAGCCCATGGGATAGCCTGGAACCTTTCCAGTACCCGCTTTACATCGTGCACATTCCTTGTCTTGCCCATTTCCACAAAATGATTGAGTGCCCGCAGGTTTTCAGCATTCGGGTCCAGAAGGGCAAAGCCGCTGGAAGACGTCCATGAAAGAATTTCCAGGTCGGTCAGGGCAGTGCACATGGGGCCGAATCGTGTGGTATAGAGGGTGCGTTTTATCCTGCCGGTCGTGCCGTCATCATTGAGCGCTTCGATCTCCAATGGCCAGGCCTTCATCTGTTCGACCTTGCCGTCAACCTTGTAACTGTAGGTGTTTACAACATCAAGTTGAACCGGGACGAAACGGAATGCCGTGGATACTGTGTGCGACCAGGCCACACTGCTGTTCGCGCCGATGGCAATTATTGGTATTCCCAGAAAGCTTATGCCGTTAACGTCATATTCCCCCGGGATGGTCATGTGAACCTGATAGAAACTCCCGGAGTCGAGCCACCCCATATGCGGATTTCACAGCAGCAGTCCGCGGCCGTTCTTTGTGGCTTCTTTCCCGACTGCAATGGCATTGCTTCCCATGCTGAGCTTCAGGTGTGACTTCAATTGGGATATGGACTGTTCGTCTGAATTCAGTATATCGGCCAGTTGTACATTTGCCGCGGATTTTTTGGGACTGGCGCCGCCGATTCCGCCTACTGAAGCGGCCGATCCCGCCATGATGTGAATCATGTAGCACACCCGGTAAACATCGAGTTCGGTGATTTCCCTGACCCATTCAGAGTTCTGGCAGGCCGGATCGGTAAGGGTCTCTGCCGGGTGGTCTCTAAGATAGCGGTTATATCCGGCCGCATACCCCCTGATCAAGTCCTTTACTTCAGGTCCCATCCCAACCGGGTAGGGAGATGTCATTATCTTTTCCACGAGACCCCGTGCCTTAATCAACTTGAAGAAGAAATCACTGTCTGAGTTCTTGAACAGCATTTCATTTCCGGGAAAATGGAAGGTGTTATCCGGACCGAAGTACTTCGAGCGTTCGCCGTTGGCAGTCACATATGCATCGGCCAGCCTGCAGATATTATCCTCGGCAGCGGCATATGCATAACCGTACCCCAGACCCGCCCAGTCGGCGGCCTTGATATGAGGTATCCCATGCGGCGTACGGCGGATGGTTGCATGAAATCCGCTTTCTTCAGGAAGCGTAGGTGTGTTGTTTGCTGTGCCGGCATCGGAGTTATCGCCGCTATTGCTGCAACTGGCGATGAAGATGACAATAAGCGCCAACAGCAGAAGCCGAATGATTGATCGAAAATACATCTTGCGGGTTATCCCTGAATTTCCTTTCATATGACCCCCTCCTCATGAAAATTATTTGGGCTGAACAAGAACCCGGATGAAGCAGATTAATACCTCCTGTAATCCGGGTCACAGTCTCAAACGGATAAATAAAAAGCACTTCTCTTGCTGGAGAAACAGTTCAACGTATAAGTTACACCAATCTCAGAAAAATTAAAAGGCCGGACAATGCCCATAATAAAATGCAGCTTGTCTGATGATTGAAATATGCCGGATAAAACAGCTGCATTTACTGACTTGTTGTAAAACAGGTTATGTCAATCATCCTGCACCTGATTTTTATATTCGGTTATAATCAGTAACACCCGAGATGGGCAAAACCGGGGATTGAAAACGGGATATGCTCATCCTCTTTTACAAAATATGCAGCTAGCCTTTCGATGTTATTGACCCCGATAAAAGTGATTGCATTTTCTATAAGACTGACATGAGGCCTGAACCTGTACCAGATGTTGTTCTTTATCCATAAGGCGCGCTTGAAATACTTTGTGAATCGGGCAAATTCCGACTGGGCCCTGTCTTTATCATAAACCGCCATTGCTGCGACCTTGCCTGTGATAAGCGCGCCCAGTATGCCGAACCAGCCGATCGGATCCATGGCCCCGCTTATTGTGCCGCAGAAGATAAGGCCGTTTCTTGTAAGCCTGGGGTTATCCGTGCTTGCCAGCGGAACCGCGCCTGATGCATAGTGCCAATAGTCGTGCTCGATGCCCTGGGTTCTGCGCATGAAATCGGTATATTCATCCAGGCTCGTGCGTTTCACCTCGCGGGTCGAGAAGAGAAGGTTGAAGTAATAATTGTTGGCAGAACTCAGATAGCCGTATTCCGTGATGCCTTCGTTCCACCAGAGCCATGAGTAGTTTGAAAAACCTATTTCACCCCTGGAGATATAGCCGTACCATCGCTGGTAGGGGATGCCTAACATGTCGTAAGCCCCCTGGGTAAGGCCACATGCTATGATCGTGCCGGGTGCGAGTTTGCCGATATCCTCTTTTTTAAGTGCATGCCCGAATTCGAATTTCACACCATCATCAGAGGCAATCCGGTAAAGATACGTATCGAGACTTGTGGGGCGGTTGCCCCGCTCGACGCTATATAGCCCGCCATGCGGCGCATACGCCTTGGTGTCGTGAAAATAAAACGGGCATGCGATAACAGGATAAAAGCACGGTGAAATGTCGATGCCGATATATTCCGAAGTCATCCTGACATTGATCGGTGTCGTGTGCGTCGAAGGATTATAAAGGGGATCGCCTCCGTATGATTTTTCACGCTCGATAACGGTGACATCGAAACCTTCCCGTACAAGGTTAATCGCACAGACAAGCCCTGACATCCCTGCACCGTATATGAAAACTTCTTTCGCCATTATGCCCCCATTGACCTGATGATCGCATTTGCTGCATCGATACCGCTTTTGGCCGCCCCTTCCACCGACGGCATGTACATGTATTCTCCTGCAAGGAAAAGACCCTTCACATCACCAAGGCCATCTTTTTTCATGCGGCTTATTGCGGTGAGCATCCCCGGCGGAGATGTGCAGACCGCCTCACTGAACCTCAAAATCTCGGTGAATACTGGAAAGTCAGGCATGTCCGGTGTAAATCTCTGGATATCTTTAATAAGATATTTCTTGATATCGTCATCTTTCATTTTAATCAGTTCTGCCGCTTGTCTTCCGTATGTAAAGCAGTTTATAAGACCTGCTCCGTGCGGTGCATAAAAAGGTGATTTCATCGAACTTTCGGTATAGCCTGCCATTGCTGAACCGAATTTTCTGGGGAGTGCAACCGCATACCAGCCTTCGGGCAGAAGCCTTTTTTCAAGGCCGAAAATGACATGGCATGACTGCGAATAGCGGACTGTTTCCAGGGGCTTTATGATTGTATCCGGCAGATCCGGGATCAATTTCATGACAGATGTCGCAGTGGCAGTGCATATAACATTCTTGCATTCAATGAGCCCTTCGTTTGTCTCTACGCCTTTGACGGATTTGCCTTCAATAACAATCCTGTTTACTTTGGTGTTCAACTTTACCGAGCCTTTGCATTCATCGTAAAGTCTTGCTGAAAGCGAACCCATGCCGTTTCTGAACGTCCAGAGGCCGTTGATGCAGTAAAGAAGGAGCGCAAGTCCGTAGTTTGCAGCCACGTCCTCGGGTTCCCCGAGTGTCATGCATGATGCAACGGGCTGGAAAACATGCTCAAGCAGGGAACTCCCGGCCTTTCTAAGCGTGAAGTCGGCAAGAGAAATGGTATCCAGGTCAAGGGATGGCTCATAGTTCGTGAAATCCAGCTTCCCAATCCTTTTGATTATATCGGGGGTGATCTTTATAAGTTCAAAGATAGCCTTCATAGGAACGCCCCTGAATCTCAGAAGCTCGGGGAGGTTCTTTATTATGTCCAGAGGCCTTATCGAGGCCAGCACAGGAGACGGTTTTCTGCCAATGGCAGGCGGGATCCCGGCCCGGAAGGGCATCTGAACGAGTTCGGCGGAAAGCCCGAGTTCCCTGCTCAGCATGAAATATGTATGATAATATCTGAATAGAAACTGTGCGCCTGTATCGAGGATATAACCGTCTCTGTTCCGGCTCGCTGTTCTGCCGCCGGCAAAGGAATTTTCTTCAAGACAAAGCGAGCCGATGCCATTTTTTTTCAATATATACGAGGCTGCCAGTCCTGCGGCGCCAGCTCCTATTATTATAACCTTCATAAATATGCCCCGAATACGATAATGTGTTTAATTTTACCAGCATTGAGAGGCGGGATAATTATCTTATGCGCCTTGTGAAATTACTTTTATCTAATTATAATGCAAGAAACAATGTCTGTATTGAACTTCTGGGTGTTTGATTATTATAAGTTGGAGGAAGTTGTGAGGCATCTTTCAGTATTATCTCTGATGATCGGTTTTCTGATACATTCCGGCCTTGTTCAGGCCGCCCAGCTCAATCTTGATGCAAAGACAAAAAAGGACCTTGAAAGCGGGAAGGTCATAATGACGATCGAACAGAACCCGCACACAAAGGTGTTCAACCCCACAGGCCACAGCCTTGTGGATGCCAGTGCTGAAGATGTCTGGAGGGTTATTACCGATTTCAACCATTTCGGCGAATTCATGCCGAATGTCATTTATTACAGGCCGGTCGGGTGGAAGGACGGAAGGCTTATTGTTGACTGCAGGGTCAAGGTCGTAATGTTCAAAATGGACTACACACTTTCCTATGTGATCGACGAGAAGGATTACACTACATACTGGTTCTATGTAAAAGGCCCGATTAAGGACGCCCAGGGGTATTTCAGGATAGAACCTTATGATGATAAAAGAGTGCTTGTCACTTACACTACTTCGCTCGATGTGGGAAAGGCCATACCGGGTTTTATTGAGGAAAGCCTGGGCAAGACGACTTTCCCTTCGATATTCAAATCTCTCAAGAAAAGAGTTGCCATGCTGAAAGAAAAGGGGCCAATACCGAAACCCGTTCT
The Desulfomonilia bacterium DNA segment above includes these coding regions:
- a CDS encoding SRPBCC family protein — protein: MRHLSVLSLMIGFLIHSGLVQAAQLNLDAKTKKDLESGKVIMTIEQNPHTKVFNPTGHSLVDASAEDVWRVITDFNHFGEFMPNVIYYRPVGWKDGRLIVDCRVKVVMFKMDYTLSYVIDEKDYTTYWFYVKGPIKDAQGYFRIEPYDDKRVLVTYTTSLDVGKAIPGFIEESLGKTTFPSIFKSLKKRVAMLKEKGPIPKPVLPPVSQVN
- a CDS encoding NAD(P)-binding protein, producing MAKEVFIYGAGMSGLVCAINLVREGFDVTVIEREKSYGGDPLYNPSTHTTPINVRMTSEYIGIDISPCFYPVIACPFYFHDTKAYAPHGGLYSVERGNRPTSLDTYLYRIASDDGVKFEFGHALKKEDIGKLAPGTIIACGLTQGAYDMLGIPYQRWYGYISRGEIGFSNYSWLWWNEGITEYGYLSSANNYYFNLLFSTREVKRTSLDEYTDFMRRTQGIEHDYWHYASGAVPLASTDNPRLTRNGLIFCGTISGAMDPIGWFGILGALITGKVAAMAVYDKDRAQSEFARFTKYFKRALWIKNNIWYRFRPHVSLIENAITFIGVNNIERLAAYFVKEDEHIPFSIPGFAHLGCY
- a CDS encoding NAD(P)/FAD-dependent oxidoreductase, which codes for MKVIIIGAGAAGLAASYILKKNGIGSLCLEENSFAGGRTASRNRDGYILDTGAQFLFRYYHTYFMLSRELGLSAELVQMPFRAGIPPAIGRKPSPVLASIRPLDIIKNLPELLRFRGVPMKAIFELIKITPDIIKRIGKLDFTNYEPSLDLDTISLADFTLRKAGSSLLEHVFQPVASCMTLGEPEDVAANYGLALLLYCINGLWTFRNGMGSLSARLYDECKGSVKLNTKVNRIVIEGKSVKGVETNEGLIECKNVICTATATSVMKLIPDLPDTIIKPLETVRYSQSCHVIFGLEKRLLPEGWYAVALPRKFGSAMAGYTESSMKSPFYAPHGAGLINCFTYGRQAAELIKMKDDDIKKYLIKDIQRFTPDMPDFPVFTEILRFSEAVCTSPPGMLTAISRMKKDGLGDVKGLFLAGEYMYMPSVEGAAKSGIDAANAIIRSMGA